In the genome of Magnolia sinica isolate HGM2019 chromosome 2, MsV1, whole genome shotgun sequence, one region contains:
- the LOC131236877 gene encoding type II inositol polyphosphate 5-phosphatase 15-like, whose protein sequence is MDERFEDDDEDFGDCLTSVSNSPPHRKIYSYSQKLGDAGHGMGQHETKYCLDQANVSRPVVRDPIYDSSSEDELSIHPQPASERFEFMSRFLDRTLSDSSSDNDLNGLPEFVGSGGGTGIFKLPVRAAMHPGRPPSLELRPHPLRETQVGSFLRTIVCTDQQIWAGQESGVRFWNFNDKFEPSARLQSNGDEEAAPFHESSHTSPTLCMIADAGNRLIWSGHKDGKIRSWKMDQNLDGSTFREGMMWQAHRGPVLSIVMTAYGDIWSGSEGGAIKAWSWESLEKSLCLTVEERHMAALLMERSYIDLRNQVNVGGVCSLAAADVRYLLSDNSRAKVWSGGYLFFALWDARTQELLKVFNIEGQVENRIDASSAQDPSIEEEMKIKFASISKKEKSQGALNFFQRSRIALLGAADAVRRVAAKGAFGDDKRTEALVISVDGMIWTGCANGALVQWDGNGNRLQEFHHHSFSVQCFCTFGTRLWVGYVSGTVQVLDLEGNLLGGWVAHSSPVIKMAVGGGYVFTLANHGGIRGWNMTSPGPVDNILRTELSNKELLYTKLEKLKILTGTWNVGQERASSDSLISWLGCAASEAGIVVAGLQEVEMGAGFLAMAAAKETVGLEGSANGQWWLDAIGKTLDEGTTFERVGSRQLAGLLISVWARKNLRPHIGEVDAAAVPCGFGRAIGNKGAVGLRMRVYDRIICFVNCHFAAHLEAVNRRNADFNHVYRTMVFSRQYNGLNAVNVGASSSVQSLRGTNTVTLYSDDGRPELAEADMVVFLGDFNYRLHGISYDEARDFVSQRSFDWLRERDQLRAEMEAGKVFQGMREGHIKFPPTYKFERNQPGLAGYDSSEKKRIPAWCDRILFRDSRSASAAECTLKCPVVSSISQYDACMDVTDSDHKPVRCIFSVDIARVDESIRRREFGEIIRSNEQIISLLQVLCNIPEAIVSTNNIIFQDQDTSILRITNKCVKEKAMFEIICEGQTTIKEDGSASDEYHVRGSFGFPRWLEVTPAAGVIKPGQIAEVSVHHEDFQTFAEFVDGYPQNCWCEDSRDKEVILAVKITGRFSTEARTHRVRVRYCLSSQMARSNSEASSRRIQSNILHRSDFRHLGSTVDVVDDLRNLHCLP, encoded by the exons ATGGACGAACGCTTCGAAGACGACGACGAGGACTTCGGCGACTGCCTAACCTCTGTCAGCAATAGCCCCCCTCACCGCAAGATCTACTCCTACAGCCAGAAGCTCGGCGACGCCGGCCACGGCATGGGCCAGCACGAAACCAAGTACTGCCTCGACCAGGCCAACGTCTCTCGCCCCGTCGTCCGCGATCCCATCTACGACTCCTCTTCGGAGGACGAGCTGTCGATCCATCCTCAGCCTGCCAGCGAACGATTCGAATTCATGAGCAGGTTCCTTGACCGGACCCTGTCCGATTCCTCCTCCGACAACGATCTCAACGGGCTGCCGGAATTCGTCGGCAGTGGTGGAGGGACCGGGATTTTCAAGCTCCCAGTCCGTGCAGCTATGCACCCTGGTCGCCCACCCTCGCTGGAGCTGCGGCCGCACCCGCTGCGAGAGACCCAGGTGGGATCGTTCCTCAGGACAATAGTGTGTACGGACCAGCAGATTTGGGCGGGGCAGGAATCGGGCGTGCGATTTTGGAATTTCAACGACAAGTTCGAGCCAAGCGCACGGTTGCAGTCAAACGGAGACGAGGAAGCTGCGCCTTTCCATGAATCTTCGCATACGTCACCAACGCTGTGTATGATTGCAGATGCTGGGAATCGGTTGATTTGGAGTGGGCATAAGGATGGGAAGATACGATCGTGGAAGATGGATCAGAATTTGGATGGTAGTACTTTCAGGGAAGGGATGATGTGGCAGGCACACCGTGGTCCTGTTCTTTCCATCGTTATGACTGCTTATG GTGACATTTGGTCAGGTTCTGAAGGTGGCGCCATTAAGGCCTGGTCCTGGGAATCTTTGGAAAAATCTCTGTGTTTAACAGTGGAAGAAAGACATATGGCTGCCTTATTAATGGAGCGGTCATATATTGACCTCAGGAACCAGGTCAATGTGGGCGGTGTTTGTTCCTTAGCAGCTGCAGATGTGAGATATTTGTTGTCTGATAATTCTAGAGCAAAGGTGTGGAGTGGTGGGTACCTATTCTTTGCACTGTG GGATGCTCGCACACAGGAGcttttgaaagtatttaacataGAAGGTCAGGTTGAGAATCGTATCGATGCCTCATCAGCTCAGGATCCTTCTATAGAAGAAGAGATGAAGATAAAGTTTGCTTCCATATCAAAGAAGGAGAAATCTCAGGGCGCTTTAAATTTCTTTCAACGCTCACGTATTGCTCTGCTGGGAGCAGCTGATGCAGTCCGTCGAGTTGCAGCGAAGGGGGCTTTTGGAGATGATAAGAGAACTGAAGCACTGGTCATATCGGTAGATGGGATGATTTGGACTGGGTGTGCCAATGGAGCGCTCGTGCAGTGGGATGGAAATGGCAATCGGTTACAAGAATTCCATCACCATTCCTTTTCTGTTCAATGTTTTTGTACTTTTGGGACACGATTGTGGGTAGGCTATGTAAGCGGCACTGTCCAGGTATTGGATCTTGAGGGCAATCTTCTTGGAGGATGGGTTGCTCACAGCAGTCCTGTTATAAAAATGGCCGTTGGTGGTGGCTATGTTTTTACATTGGCTAATCATGGTGGCATTCGGGGATGGAACATGACATCTCCAGGGCCTGTTGACAACATATTAAGAACAGAATTGTCCAACAAAGAACTGCTATATACAAAATTAGAAAAGCTGAAAATATTGACAGGCACTTGGAATGTTGGACAAGAAAGGGCCTCTTCTGACTCACTTATATCATGGCTGGGTTGTGCAGCATCAGAGGCTGGCATTGTTGTTGCTGGGTTGCAAGAGGTGGAAATGGGTGCTGGATTTCTTGCAATGGCAGCTGCAAAAGAAACT GTAGGACTTGAGGGGAGTGCTAATGGGCAGTGGTGGCTGGATGCTATTGGGAAGACGTTGGATGAAGGAACAACTTTTGAACGCGTAGGATCTAGGCAGTTGGCAGGGTTGCTTATATCTGTATG GGCTAGGAAGAATCTTAGACCACACATTGGAGAGGTCGATGCTGCAGCAGTACCATGTGGGTTTGGGCGTGCAATCGGTAACAAG GGAGCTGTAGGTTTGAGGATGAGAGTCTATGATCGGATAATATGTTTTGTAAATTGCCATTTTGCTGCGCATTTAGAAGCAGTCAATCGCCGCAATGctgattttaatcatgtttaccgAACAATGGTCTTCAGCCGACAATATAATGGACTTAATGCAGTGAATG TTGGTGCTTCATCTTCTGTTCAATCGCTTCGTGGCACAAAT ACTGTTACACTCTACTCTGATGATGGAAGGCCCGAATTAGCTGAAGCGGACATGGTGGTATTTCTTGGTGATTTCAATTACCGCCTTCATGGAATATCTTATGATGAAGCAAGAGACTTTGTGTCTCAAAGATCCTTTGACTGGCTTAGAGAAAGGGATCAACTCAGAGCAGAAATGGAAGCTGGCAAAGTCTTTCAAGGGATGCGTGAAGGGCACATAAAGTTCCCTCCCACATATAAgtttgaaaggaaccaacctggttTGGCAG GATATGATTCCAGTGAGAAGAAGCGCATTCCTGCCTGGTGTGACAGAATATTATTTCGTGATAGTCGTTCTGCGTCAGCTGCTGAGTGCACATTAAAATGCCCTGTAGTTTCTTCAATTTCaca GTATGATGCTTGCATGGATGTGACAGACAGTGATCACAAGCCCGTTAGGTGCATTTTCAGTGTTGATATTGCACGTGTAGATGAATCAATAAGGAGACGAGAGTTTGGAGAAATAATCAGATCAAATGAGCAAATAATATCTTTACTCCAAGTATTATGCAACATTCCAGAAGCTATTGTTAGCACCAACAACATAATATTTCAAGACCAGGACACCTCAATTCTCCGAATCACCAACAAGTGTGTGAAGGAAAAGGCCATGTTTGAAATAATTTGTGAAGGTCAAACCACCATCAAGGAAGATGGATCTGCATCTGATGAATATCATGTCAGAGGTTCCTTTGGCTTTCCCCGCTGGCTCGAG GTAACTCCAGCAGCTGGTGTAATCAAACCTGGCCAAATTGCAGAAGTCTCTGTGCACCATGAGGACTTCCAAACCTTTGCTGAGTTTGTCGATGGATATCCACAGAATTGCTGGTGCGAAGATAGTAGAGACAAGGAAGTTATATTGGCTGTGAAAATTACAGGCCGTTTCTCAACTGAGGCTAGAACTCATCGAGTCCGTGTGCGCTATTGTTTATCATCACAGATGGCACGCAGCAATTCGGAAGCTAGTTCTAGaagaattcaatcaaacattttaCACAGGTCCGATTTTCGCCACCTTGGCAGCACAGTAGATGTGGTCGATGACTTGCGTAACTTGCATTGTCTCCCATGA
- the LOC131236879 gene encoding transcription termination factor MTEF1, chloroplastic-like, producing the protein MRARLFIFSFSHFSLAITRPSISFLSSFGSAANVSCSNSKPFIFNYLIENFGFSETVATATLNRLPNVKQPNKPDSVLHFLRQSGFSETHIRDAVRISPQILFANIEKTLEPKFKVFQELGLTGSDLGLFLSKNAKLLTASLDQKLIPGIKILKNILSNDDHVIRVLQRCKWILYKDPSSRLLPNISFLQSCGIVGSQLSMLLKYQPILFAMKEPKLQNLIIRVKEMGFSVDSRMFVYALYTVSCMMPDTLQRKFELFRSFGFSEEEFMSAFRKAPSLLRTSEKKLQLGIEFFVNTVGLDRSALVNNPTCLMHSLEKRVSPRHRVIEILRSKMLLKNPSIIYAMQISEADFLEKYILKFGEDAGELLAAYQGGGLDISKS; encoded by the coding sequence atgcgCGCTCGCTTGTTCATCTTCagtttctctcatttctcccttgcAATCACCAGACCCTCCATTTCTTTCCTGTCTTCTTTTGGTTCTGCTGCCAATGTCTCCTGCTCCAATTCAAAGCCCTTTATCTTCAATTACCTGATTGAAAACTTTGGTTTCTCTGAGACTGTCGCTACTGCAACTTTAAACCGTCTCCCGAATGTGAAACAACCCAATAAGCCTGACTCTGTACTCCACTTCCTCCGACAGTCTGGATTCTCAGAAACCCACATCCGAGATGCCGTCCGAATCAGTCCACAAATCCTTTTCGCCAACATTGAGAAAACCTTAGAACCAAAGTTCAAAGTATTCCAAGAACTGGGTCTTACGGGATCTGATCTGGGTCTCTTCCTTTCAAAGAATGCAAAACTCCTCACGGCTAGCCTGGACCAGAAGCTGATTCCCGGCATCAAAATCCTGAAGAACATTCTATCCAATGACGACCACGTCATACGTGTTCTGCAGAGATGCAAGTGGATCCTCTACAAAGACCCTAGCTCGAGGCTACTGCCCAACATCTCTTTCTTGCAAAGCTGTGGAATTGTCGGGTCTCAGCTCTCGATGCTTTTGAAATACCAGCCAATTCTATTTGCCATGAAGGAGCCTAAACTCCAAAACCTCATTATCAGGGTCAAAGAGATGGGCTTCTCTGTCGATTCGCGGATGTTCGTCTATGCTCTCTATACAGTCAGTTGCATGATGCCCGACACCCTGCAGCGGAAATTTGAGCTGTTCCGGAGTTTTGGATTTTCAGAGGAGGAATTTATGTCGGCATTTAGAAAGGCACCAAGCTTGCTTCGGACCTCAGAGAAGAAGCTGCAGTTGGGAATAGAATTCTTTGTGAACACTGTTGGCCTCGACCGTTCTGCACTAGTTAACAATCCAACGTGTTTGATGCATAGTTTGGAGAAAAGGGTGAGTCCTCGGCATCGAGTTATTGAGATTCTGAGATCGAAGATGCTGTTGAAGAACCCCAGTATCATCTATGCAATGCAGATATCAGAGGCAGACTTCCTGGAGAAATACATTTTGAAGTTTGGAGAGGATGCCGGGGAGTTGCTGGCAGCTTACCAAGGGGGAGGTCTTGACATCTCCAAGTCATGA